Below is a genomic region from Erigeron canadensis isolate Cc75 chromosome 7, C_canadensis_v1, whole genome shotgun sequence.
GGGTTTCGTTTGTTGCGGTCGTAAACTTAAAGGTGTCTAGCATATCCTTGGTTAAGACATTGTTCGTGTACGCACTTACGGAGAATTTCTACACTTGGAATCTCGTTTCCGGAATCTTCCACATCATGAGGGATCTTGTCTACCGTAATGAGGTtagttttgtatttattaagttaCTTATATTGCATTGCATGGTGATCTTGGTCCGGGATGTTAGAACTATTAAATGTCTCCTAAAATGATACCATACATTTTTAATAGTTGCTAACAGTTTATTAACACGATTCCGCTTAGCACTTTGATTTGTAATctaaaatttgttttcaaaCCGGGTCGGTTACCCGACCCATTTTACGTTATCCGGTTAATGAAATCCCAACAAAAGTGTGGGGTCAGATGGGGCAAATTTCGCCCCTTTTGCTTATAAATTCGCCCATTCTACTCAAAATTTTGCCTCTTTTGCTCTGACATGTCGGGTTGAAATGACGTAAAGTTGAGGACATTGTAATAAAAAATGTCAAGTCAGATGGAGCGAAATTCGCCCCTTCTACTCTTAAAATTTACCTCTTATAAGAGGTGTCAATAGACAAAAAGAGGTGTAAACAGGAATGCCCACAAAAAATACCAGTCAAGCCATGTAAGTAAGAGTCAAAACTCAACATTTTCTGAATAGcaattttacttctttttaacagaCCCGTTGAATTACAGTTACTACACAAGTTGGTGTCACAACATTTTTTGCCAATTGTAAATGAAGTTTCAAGTAGAATGCAAGCCACAAGCCACAAGCCACCAATGAAAACCAAATATTCTTCACAAACAGATAAGACGTAGATAAGGGCCTATACTATCTCAGCCATCAGATGGATTCACTCTCTTGATCCAACGGCCAAAACTCTCTAAGTTATCTCATTAAACTCTATACATACAATCACCACAATATTTTTTCATCACTCACCCATTGCACAAACACATAATAACACAAAACAATGGCATCgtccaccaccgccgccgccgctgCATCGTCCTTCATCGGAACCCGTCTTCCAGACCTACATTCGAACTCGGGCCGAGTTACAGCCCGGTTCGGGTTTGGAAAGAAAAAGGCCGCCCCTGCTaaaaaagtatcaaaaactGTCACATCTGACCGTCCATTATGGTACCCTGGCGCAAAAGCACCAGAGTACCTAGACGGCAGTCTGGTTGGTGACTACGGGTTTGACCCTTTTGGTCTGGGCAAACCCGCAGAATACTTGCAGTTTGACTTGGACTCTTTGGACCAAAACTTGGCCAAGAATTTGGCAGGGGATGTTATTGGAACTAGGTTCGAGAGTGCGGATGTGAAATCGACTCCTTTCCAACCTTATGATGAGGTTTTTGGGCTGCAAAGGTTTAGGGAGTGTGAGCTTATCCATGGAAGATGGGCTATGTTGGCTACACTTGGTGCTCTTACAGTCGAGTCTGTCACTGGTGTTACATGGCAAGATGCAGGAAAGGTATATACGTATGCATATATCTTACTACTATATATCATGCATTCATAATAATACTAGTGCAATACATTTGTCTTggttttttagtttatatatattggtagataaggGCATTATTTCGTTAGGATGATTTATGATAGTTTAATTGATGTCCTGTATATGTCATAGGATCAACATCGGTTTAAACTTGAAACTAAAATCGGTCAAATAAGTTGAAAGTCCTTTATATGATTTATGATGATAGTTTGATTGAGGTCTTATCGattaaaaacttacataatAGATTTAAGGTGTTCCATGTGTAACAAATAACATTACCCTTAATTAGAAGCCTCTTTAGATATAAGGTGGTGAGGGATCTTAAAGTATGAGATGTAGAAATATCAAATATGATGCACTCAATTTCTACATTTCGATGCACTTGATCTGCTtactttttttaacaatttgatGCGCGAAATTTACTTCTCACACTTTGATTCACCTTATTCACTTGCTTCAAATGTATCATAACTACCCCTCATATGTATTTGTATAGTATTATgacttttacatatatatgaacatttATCAAGGTTATTTCTTCATATCCTATTCGAAACTGTATATCTTTGTCCAAAGTTTTTATGTCCGCAATTTACCACCATTATGCTAATATCAAACTACATATTATGAGATGGAAGTTTTGATGTATTCAAaattgatagatatatatagatggattTTTAAATCAAGTAAGCTAATTAATTGTAACTTTTTTCGGTTTCTTTGTTCTTAGGTGGAACTAATTGACGGATCATCGTATTTTGGCCAACCACTTCCGTTCTCCATCACTACTTTGATATGGATCGAGGTTTTGGTCATTGGGTTCATCGAGTTCCAAAGAAATGCTGAGCTTGAACCCGAAAAGAGGCTCTACCCAGGTGGTCCATTTGATCCATTAAACTTGGCCAGCGACCCCGAGAAGAAAGCCACCCTTCAATTGGCAGAGATCAAACACGCCCGCCTTGCCATGGTGGCCTTCCTCGGCTTTGCTGTCCAAGCAGCAGCCACAGGAAAGGGCCCACTTAACAACTGGGTTACCCATTTGAGCGACCCACTTCACACTACTATCCTTGACACCTTCGGCTTCTTCTCTTAAACCCTCTTTTTTGCCATTCCCATTTTATATAATCACATCCGCATCTTTATCTCTACCTTTATCGTGTAAAGTTTGTAACATTTGACGAATTAAGCAAAACAATATATTGCTGTTATTGTCACTCATATGGATCTGTACACTAGCTAATTAAATCCCATCTTTAAAGTTTTCTTTGCCAAGTCTATTAATTGAATTCGATCGTCAACTTAAAGAACTTGTGATATCAACATGACAACACTTGATCTACCCAAGCCAAAGAAAAAAGATGTCCAAATTGTGACCCGGCCAATTTAGGATCACTCTCATACATGAAGttggtagtttgaaacttatataTGATCAAGTAAGCCAGTGTAAACTCCCTTTAAAGCAGAAATGTATCTATGATCGACCGACGAGGATCTACATTAGCTCTATGAGTGTCACTAAATGAGGTTCCGCCTCGAGCTAGCCGAATGtatttttgaaaacaaaaaagattaaGTAGAGATCTTGCCAATATCCAAACACTTGAAGATGTGGAAATTCTAGCTTAGCTGTTTATCCTTCAGAAGTTCAGATCGAGttcttcacatttttaaatgtgatttACCACTGGCGAACATAGTGATGAGTTTAAGTTCTAAAGTATCCACTGAGTTTAAGTTCTAAAGTATCCagactcaaaagtcaaaactagaGCTCAATGCAATAGAGTGTTACTGCTGGGCATATGTACCATCACAGTGTAGAATATAGTTATATAAGATggttttaattggaaaaatatgggtaattggatggaaaccTCCTGATTCCATGTACCATTTGATACCCACTAGTTCCCCAGTCATGCTAGTGTCCAGGTGATTCTCAACCATTTAATAATctcataatctatatctatatctatatctatactatctaatctaataaaaaaaaccaccctgttttttccttaaactttctgtctttgaaataccaaaaatacccttaatataAGGCCTTCAATCGAGTTATAGGTGTCCGGTCTTTGAAACCAGACCGCAGTTAAAAGCCCGTCAACTAGCTAGCCTACCATTCTttatcactaatttaaatatatctatctaatatacctataatacccttaatataatttacagtatagatccccaacacttaaaataactataataccacctttaacatcaactaCTTTTACGTCACCACCATTGTCACccccatcaccatcaccacctccgccatcactaccccACCGCTGGTGCATTATGCGGGTATAAGTTTAGTTATCTCAAGTTTGTTTTCAAGATCTCCACTTTCCGCCAATGGGCTATTACCCAAtggttaagaaaaaaataataataataatttggcTTTGGCATTATACATGTTTTCTTTTCCAGTACCAGTTTATGACCAACGATTGATTATCGTTATTGCAAATTGTAatatattatctttattttgCAGAAACATCCCCTGTATTTAAAGACAGACATTAAACTTGTGATAGTTGGTGACATTCAAAATTTAACATTGAGTTAGAATTTAAATGCATTGTAATGTAAGCTTTGACatcatatcaaaatttataaatctttGCTTTATGTCGTTTTCAACCTAAGATATATGTCGTTTCTACATGTTAAAGcatctttatttatattcatcATCTATgcttacttttttatttttcaaatcaatGAATCATTTGTATGTAATGCAACTTTTACAAAGAAGAGTACCTTTAGTTTAATCTTATCTCAAAATGAATATCTAAGCCAAAAACAATTAAGAAAACCTCGTTCATTGGATAGGATAATAACATATGGATTAAAACGaataaagatgaagaaaagaatatattaataatagtaataagtATGATTAATGACTTGCATTAATCAAGTTCTCTCATATATTCACAAATAATAATAGTCCCAAAAGGGAAGACTATAGCAgtaaatttgaaaaatagatACTTGAAGTAACGACTTCAAGTTTATTGCTAGACGATTAGAATGCCTGCCACATATTAGGACAAAAAGCTTTTACTGAGGGTTTGGAGGACGGCTGTTAGCTGCAGAGACTCTTGAACCCCACTCGAGCAGCTCTTTGCTTGTATCGTCCTTGTGAGCAATCACTTCAATGAAGCACAAGCAATCCTTTTTATCTTCTGTTGCTGTCTCAATGGCTTCAATAAGATCTTCTTCACAAAACACCTACAAATATTTTGAGTTTCATAGTGAATAAGTCTCTCTTGTATTGATACAAGTGGAAAACtggatgggttgggtaatgggtcaaaacagctCTTAACAGAAACAGGCCAATTTTAGAACGTTTCAAAATTACATGTCAGTTTGGGTTGACACAATCCTTTTAGCTATTTCAACTTCTACTCATATAACCTGTTTGAGATTACAATAACATCAATTATACAAACATATTGACATGTTCTAGCGTGAAGTCTCGTACCTTTGTAGTCCAGCACTTGCCCTCACCATTGTGAATTGCATCAACTAAACCAGTGTAGTTCCAATTTTTGATCACATTATAAGGACCATCATGAATCTCAACTTCAATAGTATATCCACCATTGTTTATCAGAAAGATGATGGAGTTCTGTCCACATCGCAGCATTGTGGACACATCTTGAGCTGTAACCTGTAATTAAAAGAATCATCTTACAAAGcgtcaacttttattttaaaaaaacagaAAAGTGGATATTATTTTGGGATCATATGTACCTGGAAGCTTCCATCACCAATGCAAGCAATCACCCTCTTATCAGTTGCAGCCTGTGCATACCCAAGAGTAGCACCAACAGACCATCCAATGGACCCGTATTGCATCTGGAATTCATATCTACAACAGAGCCATTTTcgatatttcaaaaactatatgGAATTATAAAACATGTGTAAAATGCATtgacaccatatatatatatatatatatatatatatatatgaagcttACCCGCATCCTTGTGGCAATTTTAGTTTCTGGCAATTGAACCAAGAATCACCAGTTTCAGCGATCACAGCTGTTTCATTTGACAACATCTTCTGAATATGCTCAAACAGAACATTAACCCTCAATGGCTCCTTAGGAACAGATTTTAGAGGGTGTCCTTCAGGGACGAAAATCCTATGGTAATTCTCATAAGCAGTGGTATTCTTCTTAACCCTTTTTGCAAGAGCTTGCAAGAAATCCTTCATCAGAATGCAACCAAAAGTAGGCCCATTTCCAATCACAACACGATCAGGTTGCACGATAAGGGCCTTCTCTTTCTTGAGAAGGAGAGAGTAACCAACAGAGCTGTAATCGTTGAATATAGGACCAGCGAATACATATGCATCAGCTGATTCAACGATTTCTGCACAAAAGGCGGTGCTTACAGCGCCCCAATACGTCCCAATGAAGTGGGGATGGTGCTCTGGAACTAGACCTTTTCCTGATGGCATTACAGCAAGAGCGTATCCAGAAGCGTCTGCTAACTCAACAAAAGCCTGCGATGCATTTGCAACACGCAGTTTAGGCCCACCTACCATAACAGGCTTTACCGCCTTGTTCAAAAACTCGGCTGCAGCCTCAACCGCTGCTTCCAAACCCATCTGATTACTCGCCCTACACCATCAAACAAATAATTCATAAATTCAAAGCATATAAGTcagatttatataaatttaaaggttAAATAAATGTGGAACATACTTTGGGGCTAAAGAAAATGGAACGGGGTCTCGGCTAAAAGTAGCATGAGGAATTGCAGCCAAGTTACAACCAATGCTGATATAAACAGGCTTGCTCTCTTTCAAGGCAGTTGAAATCGCGGTATCGATCAGTTCATGTGCATCTTCCAAGTTATTCACCACAGCCTACATTATAAACATTAACTAGTTTAGAAAATGTAATAATTTTTTGCCACAAACAACGCTTTATATAATGCGAAATTATAAGGTTAACTAAATCCTTTTTCAACTAATCAAATACAAATATGCATATTGATTCATTAATTTTATAGCAATTGTATACAACTTTGTATAATTGCATTGAgcatatatttacatataagtTACAAAAGTACTACTATTGAatcagtttttgtttttgttagctTAATAATCATATTTGGAATGAAAAGTGATCTAGAGTCTTATAGATACCTGAAAGCAAGTAACAGTCTGAAAACAGCGAAGCTCCTGGCTAAAATCGGGCAATCCTATAGTATGATGAAGAACTCTGTTCGTTCCATAATCATTTGAATTCGGTCCACCGACAATACAAATAAGCGGAAGATTCTCACTATAAGCACCAGCAATCGCATTAAGCACACTCAAACCACCAACAGTAAACGTAACAACACACGCTCCAACTCCACGGACTCTAGCATAGCCATCGGCCGCATATCCAGCATTCAGCTCATTGCAACACCCAACCAGGTTAAGCCCTGGCTCCGCGATCAGATGATCTAATAAAGTCAAGTTAAAGTCACCTGAAAAAACCAAACATTAATTAGACCGAAAAataggaaaaaataaaataaaataataataacatatgaaCCAAGATGGCATACAAACAGGCCAAAACAACATATGAACGTGTTACATACAAGTATAtgggcattttttttttatagtttacgAAAAAGAAAAGGTTACCGGGGACAGAAAAGACGTCGGACACGCCAACTTCAACGAGGCGACGAGCAAGGTGGCGGCCGAGTGTGGCTTCACCGGAGTTCAGTGGTGCATTTGAAGATTGTATGCAACAAGCATTGTTGGTTTTGGCAGGGCAACCAAGGTTGCCATTGGAAGTAGGAGCAGCAACTTCCAAGACAGAAATTTTTgtatccataataataatatatataatatttttttaaaaagagaattaatgaaaAGGCTTTGATTGATGATTTATGTTGTGAATATTTTAGTGTGAGGAGATATGTAATGGTTGGAAACACTATATATAGTGTTGTGTTTGTTGATGGGTGAGAGAGACAAGGAATACAAGGGGCggtttaataataattaatattttatttaattgtttgttttgtgaaaaaaGAAACAGGAG
It encodes:
- the LOC122607000 gene encoding chlorophyll a-b binding protein CP29.1, chloroplastic-like is translated as MASSTTAAAAASSFIGTRLPDLHSNSGRVTARFGFGKKKAAPAKKVSKTVTSDRPLWYPGAKAPEYLDGSLVGDYGFDPFGLGKPAEYLQFDLDSLDQNLAKNLAGDVIGTRFESADVKSTPFQPYDEVFGLQRFRECELIHGRWAMLATLGALTVESVTGVTWQDAGKVELIDGSSYFGQPLPFSITTLIWIEVLVIGFIEFQRNAELEPEKRLYPGGPFDPLNLASDPEKKATLQLAEIKHARLAMVAFLGFAVQAAATGKGPLNNWVTHLSDPLHTTILDTFGFFS
- the LOC122606999 gene encoding pyruvate decarboxylase 2, with the protein product MDTKISVLEVAAPTSNGNLGCPAKTNNACCIQSSNAPLNSGEATLGRHLARRLVEVGVSDVFSVPGDFNLTLLDHLIAEPGLNLVGCCNELNAGYAADGYARVRGVGACVVTFTVGGLSVLNAIAGAYSENLPLICIVGGPNSNDYGTNRVLHHTIGLPDFSQELRCFQTVTCFQAVVNNLEDAHELIDTAISTALKESKPVYISIGCNLAAIPHATFSRDPVPFSLAPKASNQMGLEAAVEAAAEFLNKAVKPVMVGGPKLRVANASQAFVELADASGYALAVMPSGKGLVPEHHPHFIGTYWGAVSTAFCAEIVESADAYVFAGPIFNDYSSVGYSLLLKKEKALIVQPDRVVIGNGPTFGCILMKDFLQALAKRVKKNTTAYENYHRIFVPEGHPLKSVPKEPLRVNVLFEHIQKMLSNETAVIAETGDSWFNCQKLKLPQGCGYEFQMQYGSIGWSVGATLGYAQAATDKRVIACIGDGSFQVTAQDVSTMLRCGQNSIIFLINNGGYTIEVEIHDGPYNVIKNWNYTGLVDAIHNGEGKCWTTKVFCEEDLIEAIETATEDKKDCLCFIEVIAHKDDTSKELLEWGSRVSAANSRPPNPQ